One genomic region from Cryomorphaceae bacterium 1068 encodes:
- a CDS encoding HAD family phosphatase produces MIKNIIFDLGVVLLDVNYQHTIDAFASLGLEKPEEAFSKQIQDEFFRHYERGQITESDFLMGLSARTGRDDIDELRNAWCKMLGELPQAKFHLIKRLSSVYRLFILSNTNQTHQLWFEKKIDEQYGWRNFSECFEFIGYSHLLNQRKPDKEAFQFILNEYGLTPKETLFVDDTMEHIEGARGLGVHVLHYNDGEDLEELVQTFIKSVLTSF; encoded by the coding sequence ATGATTAAAAATATAATCTTTGACTTGGGTGTGGTTTTACTCGATGTCAATTATCAGCATACTATAGATGCATTCGCCTCATTGGGCTTAGAGAAACCCGAAGAAGCATTTTCGAAGCAAATACAGGACGAATTCTTCCGTCATTACGAAAGAGGTCAGATCACGGAGAGTGACTTTTTAATGGGTTTATCAGCTAGAACGGGGAGGGATGATATCGATGAGCTAAGAAACGCTTGGTGTAAAATGTTGGGTGAACTGCCGCAGGCGAAATTTCATCTCATTAAAAGATTAAGTTCGGTTTACAGGCTTTTCATTCTTTCCAATACAAATCAAACCCATCAATTGTGGTTTGAGAAAAAAATTGACGAACAATATGGGTGGAGGAATTTTAGTGAATGCTTTGAGTTTATTGGCTATAGCCATTTATTAAATCAGCGCAAGCCTGACAAAGAAGCATTTCAATTTATATTGAATGAATATGGGTTGACACCTAAAGAGACCCTCTTTGTTGATGATACCATGGAGCATATAGAAGGTGCCCGAGGGCTGGGAGTGCATGTTTTGCACTATAATGATGGTGAAGATTTGGAAGAACTGGTACAAACGTTTATTAAAAGTGTCCTCACTTCTTTCTGA
- a CDS encoding T9SS type A sorting domain-containing protein translates to FTRTWTATDACGNTSSCDQVITITDTTAPELIMPEESSMHITCMAVDYAMLLDYVDGNLSDTQMNVYENFLAGIFMQNDLTPIEAIDDCNDASFFETGIEISTDVDCPSKATVRCIFVAEDACGNQSEPLYTELVVVDNTTPHIFCPADIVVTCGSDTTPEVTGFATATDNCIGVMDVTYEDLYVSDICPSSFIRLWTATDDCGNVATCEQLITTVEEGDCVTAPSGLEAEAIGSNTIHFSWNPVPNSVACRVFGRPSGGNANITLGTIVDTEPSELTFSSAQLQDGLLIEWRVICACELSPLMTSPYSPWTEFYFLTDDNKSNDSASNNGEQLKGELYPNPTRSTVFINSEFKEGESLTVMDLSGKVVGQYNVPVASGMFEINLSELEGGVYFIQHAGLNGRSQTFKVVKNN, encoded by the coding sequence CCTTCACCAGAACGTGGACGGCAACGGATGCATGTGGCAACACATCAAGCTGTGACCAAGTAATCACGATCACTGACACGACAGCTCCAGAGTTGATCATGCCTGAAGAGTCAAGCATGCACATCACTTGTATGGCTGTTGATTATGCAATGTTACTAGACTACGTTGATGGAAATCTATCAGATACCCAAATGAACGTATATGAGAATTTCCTTGCAGGAATCTTTATGCAGAATGATTTAACACCAATTGAGGCAATTGATGACTGTAATGATGCTAGTTTCTTCGAAACAGGTATTGAAATCAGTACAGATGTTGACTGTCCTTCTAAAGCTACTGTGCGATGCATATTCGTTGCAGAAGATGCTTGTGGTAATCAATCAGAACCTCTGTATACAGAGTTAGTTGTTGTTGATAACACGACTCCACATATCTTCTGTCCAGCAGATATAGTGGTAACATGTGGAAGTGACACGACTCCTGAAGTAACAGGTTTTGCAACGGCTACTGACAACTGTATAGGTGTTATGGATGTGACATACGAAGACCTCTATGTTTCTGACATTTGCCCATCAAGCTTCATCAGATTATGGACTGCAACAGATGATTGTGGAAATGTTGCTACTTGTGAGCAACTGATCACAACGGTTGAAGAAGGAGATTGTGTAACTGCCCCTAGTGGTCTTGAAGCCGAGGCGATAGGAAGCAATACTATCCACTTCAGTTGGAACCCTGTTCCAAACTCAGTTGCTTGTAGAGTGTTTGGTCGTCCTTCCGGAGGAAATGCGAACATCACTCTTGGAACAATTGTAGATACCGAGCCATCTGAATTGACATTCTCTTCAGCTCAGTTGCAAGACGGGCTGTTAATCGAGTGGAGAGTGATCTGTGCTTGTGAACTGTCACCATTAATGACTAGTCCATATAGTCCTTGGACTGAGTTCTACTTCTTGACAGATGACAACAAGAGCAATGATTCGGCTAGTAATAATGGAGAGCAACTCAAAGGAGAGCTTTATCCAAACCCAACCAGATCTACAGTGTTTATTAACTCTGAATTCAAAGAAGGAGAGTCACTGACAGTAATGGATCTATCAGGAAAAGTTGTTGGACAATACAATGTTCCTGTAGCAAGCGGAATGTTTGAAATCAATCTGTCTGAACTAGAGGGTGGAGTTTATTTCATCCAGCACGCAGGCTTAAATGGAAGATCTCAAACCTTCAAGGTTGTTAAGAATAATTAA